In Pseudomonadota bacterium, the DNA window GTATGACATTCAGGTGTGTTTGGCCCGAACGCAACGTGCTCAATGCACGCGAAGCTGGGCCAAATTATGGAGGGGAAGGCAAGGTGGCACGCATAACCGGTATCGGCGGTGTCTTCTTCAAGGCGCGGGATCCCGCTGCCCTGGCGGCATGGTACCGCGATGTGCTGGGCTTGGAGACGGAGACTGGCGGCGCGGTGACCTTTTCCTGGGCCGACGATCCGCAGCCCGGCGGTACCGGCCACACGGTCTGGGGGCCGTTTCGCCAGGACACCACCTACTTTGAGCCCAGCGAAAAGCCTTTCATGTTCAATTTCCGTGTCGATGACCTCGATGGCTTCCTGGCGCGTCTGCGCGAGGCCGGTGTGAGCGTCGATGACAAGACCGAAAGCC includes these proteins:
- a CDS encoding VOC family protein, with translation MARITGIGGVFFKARDPAALAAWYRDVLGLETETGGAVTFSWADDPQPGGTGHTVWGPFRQDTTYFEPSEKPFMFNFRVDDLDGFLARLREAGVSVDDKTESHDYGRFGWAMDPEGNRIELWEPTAVTPH